In Deinococcus sp. QL22, the following are encoded in one genomic region:
- the lepB gene encoding signal peptidase I: MTRLLKSAPGPLQKLWKELLEPIVFAVVITQFVATLVGVDGVSMMPNLRNRERVFVPKYETWLHKAGIGEFKRGDILIFKPPRAAANAIPELNRSAPLNLWTYRPFLIKRLIGLPGDKISISGGEVTLNGTKLDSSWTTDYWREQGCWDTQSDLANLAASSRSRYLTDQPEITVPAGQYFVMGDNRTPEGSEDSRLFGPVPKRDIAGRAAAVIWPIMRKTNIKYDCAANAVAADGLSGENVLNWRVLTRPEGFSTFNK, from the coding sequence CGGCCCCCTTCAAAAACTGTGGAAAGAACTCCTGGAACCCATCGTCTTCGCGGTGGTCATTACGCAGTTTGTGGCCACATTGGTCGGTGTAGACGGCGTCAGCATGATGCCCAACCTCCGCAACCGCGAGCGCGTGTTCGTGCCCAAATACGAAACGTGGCTGCATAAAGCAGGCATCGGAGAATTCAAACGCGGCGACATCCTGATCTTTAAACCGCCCCGCGCCGCCGCCAACGCCATCCCGGAGCTGAACAGAAGCGCCCCGCTGAACCTCTGGACATACCGCCCCTTTCTGATCAAGCGCCTGATCGGGCTACCCGGCGACAAAATCAGCATCAGCGGCGGCGAGGTGACCCTCAACGGCACCAAGCTGGATTCCAGCTGGACAACCGACTACTGGCGCGAGCAGGGCTGCTGGGACACCCAGAGCGACCTGGCGAATCTGGCCGCCTCTAGCCGCAGCAGATACTTGACAGATCAGCCTGAAATTACGGTGCCCGCAGGCCAGTATTTTGTAATGGGCGACAACCGCACCCCGGAAGGCAGCGAAGATTCACGCTTGTTTGGCCCGGTGCCCAAGCGCGATATCGCAGGCCGCGCCGCCGCCGTGATCTGGCCGATCATGCGGAAAACCAACATCAAATACGACTGTGCCGCCAATGCGGTCGCCGCCGACGGACTGAGCGGAGAAAACGTGCTGAACTGGCGCGTGCTGACCCGCCCGGAAGGGTTCAGCACTTTCAATAAATAG